The following proteins are co-located in the Conyzicola lurida genome:
- a CDS encoding NUDIX domain-containing protein, which translates to MSVSEDHSAGILLYRLSPADTLEVFIGHMGGPFWAYKQSAAWSIPKGLVEPGEDPFGTALREFSEEIGRPAPDIAYANLGDFRYTSGKIVTVFAGAHDEMEQLSSTPVTVEWPRGSGTSVTFPELDRAEWCSVEIARGRLVRGQVPALAALEALLARS; encoded by the coding sequence ATGTCCGTCTCCGAAGACCACAGCGCGGGAATCCTGCTGTACCGGCTCTCCCCTGCCGACACCCTCGAGGTGTTCATCGGCCACATGGGCGGACCGTTCTGGGCGTACAAGCAGTCCGCCGCGTGGTCGATCCCCAAGGGGCTCGTCGAACCGGGCGAGGATCCGTTCGGCACGGCGCTGCGCGAGTTCTCCGAGGAAATCGGCCGGCCGGCGCCCGACATCGCCTACGCCAACCTCGGCGACTTCCGGTACACGTCGGGCAAAATCGTGACGGTGTTCGCCGGAGCCCACGACGAGATGGAGCAGCTGTCGAGCACTCCGGTCACCGTGGAGTGGCCGCGCGGGTCGGGCACGTCGGTGACGTTCCCCGAGCTGGACCGCGCCGAGTGGTGCTCGGTTGAGATCGCGCGGGGGCGGTTGGTGCGCGGGCAGGTTCCCGCCCTGGCGGCGCTGGAGGCGTTGCTCGCGCGTTCGTAA
- a CDS encoding MFS transporter, whose product MSPTSTTPTTHRLLAPQYLWTTIGSITLIFLGAFESLAVTTIMPTVSRELDGQALYSLAFSATLAASVIGMVVAGGWSDRRGPSGPLIASMAIFVVGLVLSGTAENMYVFIVGRFLQGLGSGATIVALYVVVARIYPPTLHPRMFGAFATAWVVPSLVGPPVAGVVADTVGWHWVFLGVGVIALVAAGAIVPALLHLRSVSNTAAAGSTWAVLWAIVVAAGVLAIGLGGENGGALAWPIVVVAFVVVVLAVRPLLPRGTLRVKRGLPATVILRGAVAAPFFATEVYLPYLLHEQYGLPSWLAGLILTVGAVSWATGSTLQGRLGERMSHSTTVRLGAAIVFLGIAVQLVTASLVLSPIVAAAGWLLAGGGMGLLFPRLSTLVLSMSDETDQGFNSAAMTIADSSASAVTIAFAGLVFTAFGAATGNGFVAALALTTVLALAAMPIAARVRTRAQAG is encoded by the coding sequence ATGAGCCCCACCAGCACGACGCCGACGACGCACCGACTGCTCGCCCCGCAGTACCTGTGGACCACCATCGGCTCGATCACCCTCATCTTCCTCGGCGCTTTCGAGTCGCTCGCCGTGACCACGATCATGCCGACCGTCAGCCGCGAGCTCGACGGCCAGGCGCTGTACTCGCTCGCGTTCTCCGCCACTCTCGCCGCGAGCGTCATCGGCATGGTCGTCGCGGGCGGCTGGTCCGACCGGCGCGGACCCTCCGGACCGCTCATCGCGTCGATGGCGATCTTCGTCGTCGGCCTGGTGCTGTCGGGCACTGCCGAGAACATGTACGTCTTCATCGTCGGGCGCTTCCTGCAGGGCCTCGGTTCGGGCGCGACGATCGTGGCGCTCTACGTCGTCGTGGCGCGCATCTACCCGCCCACGCTGCACCCGCGCATGTTCGGCGCGTTCGCCACGGCCTGGGTCGTGCCGTCCCTCGTCGGCCCGCCCGTCGCCGGCGTCGTGGCCGATACCGTCGGCTGGCACTGGGTATTCCTCGGCGTCGGCGTCATCGCACTGGTCGCGGCGGGCGCGATCGTGCCCGCGTTGCTGCACCTGCGGTCCGTCTCCAACACCGCGGCAGCCGGATCCACCTGGGCCGTGCTCTGGGCGATCGTCGTCGCCGCGGGAGTGCTCGCGATCGGCCTCGGCGGAGAGAACGGCGGTGCGCTGGCCTGGCCGATCGTGGTCGTCGCGTTCGTCGTCGTGGTGCTCGCGGTGCGTCCGTTGCTACCCCGCGGAACCCTGCGGGTCAAGCGCGGACTCCCGGCCACCGTCATCCTGCGTGGCGCCGTCGCCGCACCGTTCTTCGCCACGGAGGTCTACCTGCCCTACCTGCTGCACGAGCAGTACGGCCTGCCGTCGTGGCTCGCGGGACTGATCCTCACGGTCGGCGCCGTGTCGTGGGCGACCGGCTCGACCCTGCAGGGGCGGTTGGGCGAGCGGATGTCGCATTCGACCACGGTCCGCCTCGGTGCGGCCATCGTCTTCCTCGGTATCGCGGTGCAGCTGGTCACGGCGTCCCTCGTGCTCTCGCCGATCGTCGCGGCGGCCGGCTGGCTGCTCGCGGGCGGCGGCATGGGGTTGCTCTTCCCGCGCCTGTCGACGCTCGTGCTGTCGATGTCGGACGAGACCGACCAGGGCTTCAACAGTGCGGCGATGACGATCGCCGATTCGAGTGCGTCGGCGGTGACGATCGCGTTCGCCGGGCTGGTGTTCACGGCCTTCGGCGCGGCCACGGGCAACGGGTTCGTCGCGGCGCTCGCGCTGACGACGGTTCTGGCGCTGGCTGCGATGCCGATCGCGGCGCGGGTGCGCACGCGCGCTCAGGCGGGTTGA
- a CDS encoding DUF1761 domain-containing protein — protein sequence MVPEINYIAVVLATLSSMVVGSIWYTPKVFGTYWMKAANITHTGEAKDAVRPIVITVLVSFVTAWVLAGSAYISWDFYGGSFFVNSLVTAIILWAGFTAARFITHDAFDGRPTGLTVLNVAHEFVTIVIMSIIIGVWPA from the coding sequence ATGGTTCCGGAGATCAACTACATCGCGGTCGTGCTGGCCACTCTGTCGAGCATGGTTGTGGGGTCGATCTGGTACACGCCGAAGGTCTTCGGTACCTATTGGATGAAGGCGGCGAATATCACGCACACGGGCGAGGCGAAGGATGCGGTGCGGCCGATCGTGATCACCGTGCTGGTGAGCTTCGTCACCGCCTGGGTGCTGGCAGGCTCGGCGTACATCTCGTGGGACTTCTACGGCGGCAGCTTCTTCGTGAACTCGCTCGTCACGGCCATCATCCTCTGGGCCGGGTTCACCGCGGCACGCTTCATCACCCACGACGCGTTCGACGGACGCCCCACCGGGCTCACCGTGCTCAACGTCGCGCACGAGTTCGTGACGATCGTGATCATGTCGATCATCATCGGGGTGTGGCCGGCGTAG
- a CDS encoding DUF3054 family protein has translation MTVNRNALLAFAADALLVLVFVLIGRASHDENPVLGALVTYWPFLVALVVGWLGTRAWRAPRAVVKTGVPVWIVTVVGGILLRLASDQGVQLSFVIVTSVVLGIFLVGWRGAAALVTRSRRSRAAR, from the coding sequence GTGACCGTCAACCGTAACGCCCTCCTCGCCTTCGCCGCAGACGCCCTGCTGGTCCTCGTATTCGTGCTCATCGGCCGGGCGAGCCACGACGAGAACCCGGTGCTCGGAGCGCTCGTCACCTACTGGCCGTTCCTCGTCGCGCTCGTCGTCGGCTGGCTGGGGACCCGGGCCTGGCGCGCGCCGCGCGCGGTCGTGAAGACCGGCGTGCCTGTCTGGATCGTCACGGTCGTCGGCGGCATTCTGCTGCGTCTGGCCAGCGACCAGGGTGTCCAGCTCAGCTTCGTGATCGTGACATCCGTCGTTCTCGGCATTTTTCTGGTCGGATGGCGCGGGGCAGCCGCCCTCGTCACGAGAAGCCGCCGCTCCCGCGCCGCTCGCTGA
- a CDS encoding DUF1294 domain-containing protein: MPSRPPAAPALPSYLVLAAFVALYVGVWVEWPFPVWVHGLYLGLSVVVFVVYAVDKRAAGRGAHRISENTLHLLALAGGWPGAIVAQQSLRHKTAKRSFRAVFWLTVAGNVVAFVLLATPVVAVLVG; encoded by the coding sequence ATGCCCTCCCGCCCTCCGGCAGCTCCCGCCCTGCCGAGCTATCTCGTGCTCGCCGCCTTCGTGGCGCTCTACGTCGGGGTGTGGGTCGAGTGGCCCTTTCCGGTCTGGGTGCACGGCCTCTACCTGGGCCTCAGCGTCGTCGTCTTCGTCGTCTACGCGGTCGACAAGCGGGCCGCCGGGCGGGGCGCGCACCGCATCTCGGAGAACACGCTGCACCTGCTCGCCCTCGCCGGCGGCTGGCCGGGCGCGATCGTCGCGCAGCAGTCGCTGCGGCACAAGACGGCAAAACGGTCGTTCCGCGCGGTCTTCTGGCTCACGGTGGCCGGCAACGTCGTGGCGTTCGTGCTGTTGGCGACGCCGGTGGTCGCTGTGCTCGTCGGCTAG
- a CDS encoding NAD(+)/NADH kinase: MSIITVGLVPHPTKPVHDSLDVIRAWSAKHGVSLLALESDARRVGTGVELVDEATLVGRVDSIVALGGDGTMLGAMRLTANRPVPVLGVNYGNLGFLVEIEPDELEAALDRVANKDFQLESHHALEVTLTTAGVENSYLAFNDVAIARRPGNGVVTADLRVDATPYGYYKADALVIATSAGSTAYNYAAGGPVLSPAIAASVVTPVAPMSGITRSVVLSHRERMQLTIGEGTTAAAVEIDGRAMAEVTEGVELRIQMRRNAGMVIRLDAGRHANKGRIKLSLLDLPLRRDQLLELVPSELRERVTGAK, translated from the coding sequence ATGTCGATCATCACCGTCGGGCTCGTGCCACACCCCACCAAACCCGTCCACGACTCGCTCGATGTCATCCGCGCCTGGAGTGCGAAGCACGGGGTGTCGCTGCTCGCCCTCGAGAGCGACGCGCGACGGGTCGGCACGGGTGTCGAGCTCGTCGACGAGGCGACCTTGGTCGGACGCGTCGATTCGATCGTGGCGCTCGGCGGCGACGGAACCATGCTCGGTGCGATGCGGCTCACCGCGAACCGGCCGGTCCCCGTCCTCGGTGTGAACTACGGCAACCTGGGGTTCCTCGTCGAGATCGAACCCGACGAGCTCGAGGCCGCGCTCGACCGGGTCGCGAACAAGGACTTCCAGCTCGAGTCGCACCACGCGCTCGAGGTGACGCTCACGACCGCGGGCGTCGAGAACAGCTATCTCGCGTTCAACGACGTCGCGATCGCCCGCCGCCCGGGCAACGGCGTCGTTACCGCGGACCTGCGGGTCGACGCGACTCCGTACGGGTACTACAAGGCCGACGCGCTCGTCATCGCGACCTCGGCCGGGTCGACCGCCTACAACTACGCGGCCGGCGGCCCGGTGCTCTCGCCGGCGATCGCCGCCTCGGTCGTCACTCCGGTGGCCCCGATGTCGGGCATCACCCGGTCGGTCGTGCTCAGCCACCGCGAACGCATGCAGCTCACCATCGGCGAGGGCACGACCGCGGCCGCGGTCGAAATCGACGGCCGCGCCATGGCCGAGGTCACCGAGGGGGTCGAGCTGCGCATCCAGATGCGGCGCAACGCGGGAATGGTCATTCGCCTCGACGCGGGACGGCACGCGAACAAGGGCCGCATCAAGCTCAGCCTGCTCGACCTGCCGCTGCGCCGCGACCAGCTGCTCGAACTGGTGCCGTCAGAGCTGCGCGAGCGGGTGACCGGGGCGAAGTAG
- a CDS encoding antibiotic biosynthesis monooxygenase family protein, with protein sequence MDGILEHVILPVRPGGEREFEAAFAIARPLVAGMPGFRGLTLSRGIEHPNQYLMLIQWDSVEAHEIGFRGSPQYQEWRALLHHFYDPFPTVTHFAPVAPQRAG encoded by the coding sequence ATGGACGGCATCCTCGAGCACGTGATTCTGCCCGTACGTCCGGGCGGCGAGCGCGAGTTCGAGGCCGCCTTTGCGATCGCGCGGCCCCTCGTCGCGGGCATGCCCGGCTTCCGTGGTCTGACCCTCAGCCGCGGCATCGAACACCCGAACCAGTACCTCATGCTGATCCAATGGGACTCCGTCGAGGCGCACGAGATCGGCTTCCGCGGCTCGCCGCAGTATCAGGAGTGGCGCGCACTGCTGCACCACTTCTACGACCCTTTCCCCACGGTCACGCACTTCGCCCCGGTGGCCCCGCAGCGAGCGGGTTGA
- a CDS encoding glycoside hydrolase family 1 protein, which yields MLTFPDGFLWGAATAAHQIEGNNVNSNWWVHENEPGTTIVEPSGDAADSYHRYREDMKLLADLGLNSYRFSIEWSRIEPERGLVSRASIDHYRRMVDAAHEFGIEPIVTLMHFTVPRWFERDGFWRAPDAADLFARYTELALPVVAEGVNYVCTINEPNIAAMLAGGEDASNLVAYGLPKPDLAVADALLLSHQRSREVLSQVSGLKTGWTVATQAFEAAPEDGAAEKLKEIADPAENWYLENIAGDDFVGVQAYTRNIVGPEGIRPPRPEVEKTLTEWEYFPPAAGIGVRAAWELSGHVPVMVTENGIATQDDPRRIDYTRGALEGLHACIEDGIELLGYQHWSALDNYEWASGYAPTFGLIAWDKETFARTPKPSASWYGEVARNNGL from the coding sequence ATGCTTACTTTCCCCGACGGCTTCCTCTGGGGCGCCGCGACGGCAGCCCACCAGATCGAGGGCAACAACGTCAACAGCAACTGGTGGGTGCACGAGAACGAGCCCGGCACGACGATCGTCGAGCCCAGCGGCGACGCCGCGGACAGCTACCACCGGTACCGCGAAGACATGAAACTGCTCGCCGACCTCGGCCTCAACTCCTACCGCTTCAGCATCGAGTGGTCGCGCATCGAGCCCGAGCGAGGGCTCGTCTCGCGCGCCTCGATCGACCACTACCGCCGCATGGTCGACGCGGCCCACGAGTTCGGCATCGAGCCGATCGTGACGCTCATGCACTTCACCGTGCCGCGCTGGTTCGAGCGCGACGGCTTCTGGCGCGCGCCCGACGCCGCCGACCTGTTCGCCCGCTACACCGAGCTCGCGCTGCCCGTGGTGGCGGAAGGCGTGAACTACGTCTGCACGATCAACGAGCCGAACATCGCCGCGATGCTCGCCGGGGGAGAGGACGCGTCGAACCTCGTCGCCTACGGTCTGCCCAAGCCCGACCTCGCCGTCGCCGACGCCCTGCTGCTCTCGCACCAGCGGTCGCGCGAGGTGCTGTCGCAGGTCTCTGGCCTCAAGACGGGCTGGACGGTTGCGACCCAGGCGTTCGAGGCGGCTCCCGAGGATGGCGCTGCCGAGAAGTTGAAGGAGATCGCCGACCCTGCCGAGAACTGGTACCTCGAGAACATCGCGGGCGATGACTTCGTCGGTGTGCAGGCCTACACGCGCAACATCGTCGGCCCCGAGGGCATCCGCCCGCCCCGCCCCGAGGTGGAGAAGACGCTGACCGAGTGGGAGTACTTCCCGCCAGCGGCCGGCATCGGCGTGCGTGCTGCGTGGGAGCTGAGCGGCCACGTGCCCGTCATGGTGACCGAGAACGGCATCGCGACGCAGGACGACCCGCGCCGCATCGACTACACCCGCGGCGCCCTCGAGGGCCTGCACGCCTGCATCGAGGACGGCATCGAGCTGCTCGGCTACCAGCACTGGTCCGCGCTCGACAACTACGAATGGGCCTCCGGCTACGCCCCCACTTTCGGCCTCATCGCCTGGGACAAGGAGACGTTCGCCCGCACCCCGAAGCCCAGCGCGTCCTGGTACGGCGAGGTGGCGCGCAACAACGGCCTGTAG
- a CDS encoding dipeptide ABC transporter ATP-binding protein encodes MTNVQNNETILEVHDLSVDYGYGDEATHAVRNVELRLARGEFVGLVGESGSGKSTLGFALTGLSKPPAHIEKGRILFGGKDIASLSPEQLREQRHGGIAMVLQSGMNALNPVRSIRNHFVDIFRAHGHVTHDRWNDRALELVGKVELPATVLDRFPGELSGGMRQRVSIALALSLEPQLMVFDEPTTALDVLVQHAVMNTIIELQKAENFTAILISHDLGIVLESAQRVMVMHEGRIVEDASARDILHNPQNDYTRMLLSHYADPRAEVVELPGFVDRNERAATGAKRASGATHPPTVSSREQRTDQKSMVVTGVSKVYPAPRRGESQVLAVDDVSFTLEPGQSLALVGASGSGKSTIAKLITAVEKPSSGSIMFGDVDVAKLRRGQFRQLHSDVQMVFQDPYSALNPLHTVEYTLTRPVVNFTGLRGQDARRRVLELLDTVGLSPVEEFAAKLPHQLSGGQRQRVVIARALASNPQMIIADEPVSMLDVSLRAGVLALLEDLREQWGVSMLYITHDLLSARVVTDNIMVLNQGRVVERGNTADVLRNPTDEYTVRLLDAIPNPRKDVA; translated from the coding sequence GTGACGAACGTCCAGAACAACGAGACCATCCTCGAGGTCCACGACCTCTCGGTCGACTACGGCTACGGCGACGAGGCCACCCACGCGGTGCGCAACGTCGAGCTGCGGCTGGCACGCGGCGAGTTCGTCGGCCTGGTCGGCGAGTCCGGTTCGGGCAAGTCGACCCTCGGCTTCGCGCTCACCGGGCTGAGCAAGCCGCCCGCGCACATCGAGAAGGGCCGCATCCTCTTCGGCGGCAAGGACATCGCGAGCCTGAGCCCCGAGCAGCTTCGCGAGCAACGCCACGGCGGCATCGCCATGGTGCTGCAGAGCGGCATGAACGCGCTCAACCCCGTGCGCAGCATCCGCAACCACTTCGTCGACATCTTCCGGGCCCACGGCCACGTGACGCACGACCGTTGGAACGACCGCGCGCTCGAACTCGTCGGCAAGGTCGAGCTGCCGGCCACCGTGCTCGACCGCTTCCCGGGCGAACTCTCGGGAGGCATGCGACAGCGCGTCTCCATCGCCCTCGCCCTCTCGCTCGAACCGCAGCTCATGGTGTTCGACGAACCGACGACCGCGCTCGACGTGCTCGTGCAGCACGCCGTGATGAACACGATCATCGAGCTGCAGAAGGCCGAGAACTTCACCGCGATCCTCATCAGCCACGATCTCGGCATCGTGCTCGAGTCGGCCCAGCGCGTCATGGTGATGCACGAGGGCCGCATCGTCGAGGACGCGTCGGCCCGCGACATCCTGCACAACCCGCAGAACGACTACACCCGCATGCTGCTCTCGCACTACGCCGACCCGCGCGCCGAGGTCGTCGAGCTGCCCGGCTTCGTCGACCGCAACGAGCGCGCGGCGACCGGCGCAAAGAGGGCCAGCGGCGCGACCCACCCTCCCACGGTGTCGTCGCGCGAGCAGCGCACCGACCAGAAGTCGATGGTGGTCACGGGCGTCTCCAAGGTCTACCCCGCACCGCGTCGGGGCGAGAGCCAGGTGCTCGCCGTCGACGACGTCTCGTTCACGCTCGAGCCCGGGCAGTCGCTCGCCCTCGTCGGCGCGTCGGGCAGCGGCAAGTCGACCATCGCCAAGCTCATCACCGCGGTCGAGAAGCCCTCGAGCGGATCCATCATGTTCGGCGACGTCGATGTGGCGAAGCTGCGCCGCGGCCAGTTCCGCCAGCTGCACTCGGACGTGCAGATGGTGTTCCAGGACCCGTACTCCGCGCTCAACCCGCTGCACACGGTCGAGTACACGCTGACCCGTCCGGTCGTGAACTTCACCGGGCTGCGCGGGCAGGACGCGCGCCGCCGCGTGCTCGAGCTGCTCGACACCGTCGGGCTCTCGCCGGTCGAGGAATTCGCCGCAAAACTGCCACACCAGCTGTCGGGCGGGCAGCGCCAGCGCGTCGTTATCGCCCGTGCGCTCGCCAGCAACCCGCAGATGATCATCGCCGACGAGCCGGTCTCGATGCTCGACGTCTCGTTGCGCGCCGGCGTGCTCGCGCTGCTCGAGGACCTGCGCGAACAGTGGGGCGTCTCGATGCTCTACATCACGCACGACCTGCTCTCGGCCCGCGTCGTCACCGACAACATCATGGTGCTCAACCAGGGCCGCGTCGTCGAGCGCGGCAACACCGCGGACGTGCTGCGCAACCCGACCGACGAGTACACGGTGCGTCTGCTCGACGCGATTCCGAACCCGCGCAAAGACGTCGCGTGA
- a CDS encoding ABC transporter permease — protein MTTQTTALPAIEKAPSPWQVFARVAATIWSNGKARIGISILGLFILLALFAPLIAPYGASENGFERSADSSWEHWLGTTAAGEDVLSQLLWGSQISIFVGLVAGLLSTVIAVLIGLSWGYVRGFWADVINFVVNLFLVIPGLPLMIVIAAYLSGGGIGMIIIVVVITGWAWGARVLRSQTQSLRSRDFVTAAVFSGERPFRIVFREILPNMTSLIVGNFFGAATAAILAEAGLEYLGLGDSSIVSWGTMLFWAQNSNALLTGQWALLFAPGLCIALLATSLTLINFGVDGISNPRLREGAKK, from the coding sequence ATGACTACTCAGACCACCGCCCTTCCCGCGATCGAGAAGGCCCCGAGCCCCTGGCAGGTGTTCGCCCGCGTCGCCGCGACCATCTGGTCGAACGGCAAGGCCCGCATCGGCATTTCGATCCTCGGCCTGTTCATCCTGCTGGCGCTCTTCGCCCCGCTCATCGCCCCGTACGGAGCGAGCGAGAACGGATTCGAGCGCAGCGCCGACTCGAGCTGGGAGCACTGGCTCGGCACGACCGCCGCGGGCGAAGACGTGCTCAGCCAGCTGCTCTGGGGGTCGCAGATCAGTATCTTCGTCGGCCTCGTGGCCGGCCTGCTCTCCACGGTGATCGCCGTGCTCATCGGCCTCAGCTGGGGCTACGTGCGCGGGTTCTGGGCCGACGTGATCAACTTCGTCGTCAACCTGTTCCTCGTCATCCCCGGCCTGCCGCTGATGATCGTCATCGCCGCGTATCTCTCGGGCGGCGGCATCGGCATGATCATCATCGTCGTGGTGATCACCGGCTGGGCGTGGGGAGCGCGCGTGCTGCGCAGCCAGACGCAATCGCTGCGGTCGCGGGACTTCGTCACCGCGGCGGTGTTCAGCGGCGAGCGGCCGTTCCGCATCGTGTTCCGGGAGATCCTGCCGAACATGACCAGCCTCATCGTCGGCAACTTCTTCGGCGCGGCCACCGCCGCGATCCTCGCCGAGGCGGGCCTCGAGTACCTCGGGCTCGGCGACTCGAGCATCGTCAGCTGGGGAACCATGCTGTTCTGGGCGCAGAACTCCAACGCGCTTCTCACCGGCCAGTGGGCACTGCTTTTCGCGCCGGGCCTGTGCATCGCGTTGCTCGCGACCTCCCTCACCCTCATCAACTTCGGCGTGGACGGCATCAGCAACCCGCGCCTTCGCGAAGGAGCGAAGAAGTGA
- a CDS encoding ABC transporter permease — translation MTSSTLTRTPDATAPVPETGGGRRAAGFALRKLGLFVLTLWAAITLNFLLPRLMPGSPADAALAKLAQNGPVSNATKAAIEAQLGVPTGNIVEQYFAYIGQVLTLDFGVSYTFYPQTVSELVSTALPYTLVLVGVVTVVAFVIGTLLGVLAAWKRGTWLDSLPTLAGSFASAFPYFWTALLLLFFAGYVWRLFPTSGAYGPTATPNLSFEFLGDALYHAFLPALTILITSLGGWILGMRNTMISTLGDDYVTFAEANGLKPRTVALRYAARNAILPNLTSFGLALGGVVGGSILVERVFGYPGVGYLLFNAVTNQDYPLMQALFLMITVSVLVANFLVDILYGVLDPRTRR, via the coding sequence ATGACTAGCTCCACACTGACCAGAACACCGGATGCCACGGCGCCGGTCCCCGAGACCGGCGGCGGCCGGCGGGCGGCCGGGTTCGCCCTGCGCAAGCTCGGCCTGTTCGTGCTCACTCTCTGGGCCGCGATCACGCTGAACTTCCTGCTGCCGCGCCTCATGCCGGGGTCGCCTGCCGACGCCGCACTCGCCAAGCTGGCGCAGAACGGACCGGTCAGCAACGCGACCAAGGCCGCGATCGAGGCGCAACTCGGCGTGCCGACGGGCAACATCGTCGAGCAGTACTTCGCCTACATCGGCCAGGTGCTCACACTCGACTTCGGCGTCTCGTACACGTTCTACCCGCAGACGGTGTCGGAACTCGTGTCGACCGCCCTGCCCTACACGCTCGTGCTCGTCGGTGTCGTCACGGTCGTCGCGTTCGTGATCGGAACCCTGCTCGGCGTGCTCGCCGCGTGGAAGCGCGGAACCTGGCTCGACAGCCTGCCGACCCTCGCCGGCTCGTTCGCCAGCGCGTTCCCGTACTTCTGGACCGCGCTGCTGCTGCTGTTCTTCGCCGGCTACGTCTGGCGCCTGTTCCCCACGAGCGGCGCCTACGGCCCGACCGCGACGCCGAACCTGTCGTTCGAGTTCCTCGGCGACGCGCTCTACCACGCGTTCCTGCCGGCGTTGACGATCCTCATCACCTCGCTCGGCGGCTGGATCCTCGGTATGCGCAACACCATGATCTCGACCCTCGGCGACGACTACGTCACCTTCGCGGAGGCCAACGGCCTCAAGCCGCGGACCGTCGCACTCCGCTATGCCGCTCGAAACGCCATCCTGCCCAACCTCACGTCGTTCGGTCTCGCCCTCGGCGGCGTGGTCGGCGGCTCGATCCTGGTCGAGCGCGTGTTCGGGTACCCGGGCGTCGGCTACCTGCTGTTCAACGCGGTCACCAACCAGGACTACCCGCTGATGCAGGCGCTCTTCCTGATGATCACGGTGAGCGTGCTCGTCGCCAACTTCCTGGTCGACATTCTGTACGGCGTGCTCGACCCGCGCACGAGACGATGA